The window GTTTTAGTTATATTTCTGAGGTTAGGAAGCTCTGCCAAGATGTTTTTTCATCTATACTTCTCTCGTgggttttttgttgctttttgtttgtttttttcaaataaatttcAGAAACCCAAATAACATAATGTTTCTTTAAAGAAGAGTCCAAAGAGTGTATACAAATCACTGTGTCAGCAAATGGTTTTGAAGAAGTGGTTAATATTTGGTCTGTAAGCCAAAACATGTAGATGAAGATTGGTTTTAACATAGGTTCAAGTCTGCAGTTCACTACCATCAGGCTCAAACTTGTCACTGTCTGTAATGTGCCCTGTTCAAGTGTTTCCCTGTATTCAGAGCAGTCATTGGTTTGTATCCGTGTCATACTTTCCGCTCCAGGCTCTGCAGCgtgaagaagtgtttgtgacttCCAAACTGTGGAACACCAAACATGACCCCCAGGATGTTGAAGAGGCATGCAGGACCAGTTTAGCAGATCTGGGTCTCTCCTACCTGGACCTTTACCTCATGCACTGGCCCATTGCATTTCAGTGAGTGACTACACACACTCAGTAATGTTAATACGTCTCCATCTGGCTGTAACTGAGCAGAGATTGAATTGTCACTTTACCTGAAGCAGCTATTCAGGTGTGGGCGTTTCAGGAGGGGGAAGGAACTGATGCCTCGAAAGGAAGATGGAAGCATTTGTTATTCTGACACACAATACAGGGATACTTGGACTGCCATGGAGAGCCTCATAGATAGAGGGCTAGTCAAGGCTATAGGTCTGTCCAACTTCAATGCCAGGCAGACTGATGACATCATAAGCATGGCCAGACACAAACCTGTAGTAAACCACGTGcagctacattttttcagctctgTTCAAACAAGTCAGTAAACTGTAACTAAtaattgtgtgtctgtgttacaggTTGAATGCCATCCATATTTGTCTCAAGCAGATCTCCTCTCACACTGTCGGTCAGTTTAATGATTGTTTAACATTCAAACTGGCAGTCATCCTTTCTGAGATTAATATGTCAAAGTAACAGGTTTCACACCTCCATCTCAGCTCAGTGGGAGTTTGtgtgacagcttacagtcctctGGGCAGTGGAGACAGACCCTGGGCCTCCGCTAATGAACCAAGTCTGCTAGCAGATCCTTGACTGGGAGCCATAGCCCAAAGATACAAGAAGACACCGGCCCAGGAAAACTCAAAGTAATACAATCACCACTAATCCCTTTAACGGTGTCCTCCATTTATTTGACTAATCACATGACTCAATGACTCATTTGCAGGTGGCACATTCAGAGGGGTGTTGTGTGTATTCCCAAAAGCGTGACGCCTTCCAGAATCCAGCAGAACTTGAACGTGTTTGACTTTTCCTTGTCAGAAGAGGACACGAAGAGCATTGAATCCTTCAATCACAACAAGCGTTTCATCGCTCCAACAGTCGAGGTAAGTCACCAAGTCTCCTTGGCACCTAAAAACAATTCTGAACTGCTTCTTCCCCCAGAGCCTAAATATTTAGATGTTTATATACCAAAGCATGAACTATTGTAGTCTCCCTCTGGAGAAGGCTCACAGCTGGTGATTTCAGTAGGTCTTGGATTTTAAACAGTTTCTCAGAAGTGTTTGGAGTTAGTTGGGTATAGTAGTACATTAATAGgcaaattattaaaataaaccaCTAACTACaatttgcatttgtttctacagagagagagtgtggaGAGATGCTGAACATCCTCATTTCCCCTTCCATGATGCTTACTGAGTCTCTAGCAAAGTCGATGTATACTTTTTAAGAAGAGTTGTCACTATGATTAATTTCATAGCAATTTTAGTTCAGTAATTTTGATCAATTTTCACCCCCGTTACATTTTCAGtatgggggaagaaaaaaagaaagaaaaagaaaaaaaatccaagcaGCAGTGTTTCTCTCACAGTTACAGTGACACTGTGTGGACAGAAACTGAACAGTATCTTAGCCCAGTGACAGCACTACTGATCACGTCTTTATACTTTCACTCTGCTGGCAGCAGAGAACAGACAGATCTCATCAACTACAAACTGCCCTGTAAAGAGTTTTAGTGTCTGGTAGAAGAAGTAggagggggggggaggggggtgaaccaaacaaaaactttgTTACATGCCGTCTTTCTGCAAGATTTACATCTCTGTCAAACAGGCAGATAAATGGCAAATAATACCAGGTACCATAAATGCAGATGATTTAACCTCACTCTGATGAATCAAGTATCTGTTTAACTTAATTTTGTAATGCCTAATATACAAGCAATAAAAAAGCTTAATAGAAACTGACAACAGTTCTGTTTCGTGAGATTTTATTTTCCAACAACATAACCTTGACAAATTTGTAATACATTATATGctactgtttatttaaaaaaacaaaacaaaaaaaggaagtcATTAgcaatatgtttgtgttttttttctcttttctttctagcATAGAATTCCATCACTATAGTCATTCATGTTGGTTGTGATATACTGAGAATGAGGCCACTCAAACATCACCCCCCACCCCAGGAAAAAGAAATCCACAGTCAGTTTTTCCACCTTCCAATTCCAACATCCCCTTACCCCACCCACATCAAAGCCAGGGCAAACCAAGCAGCTACATGCTTTCtccaaggggggaaaaaaaaagaaaaaagaaaaaaagaggggaaaaaaaacaaaccatacaaaagaaaaaaaaggaacacatgAAAGAAGCACAAAGTCCTAAAAATGTGGAATCTGGTGAGATTTGTACAGGTGTGATCCCAGTACTGACCACTGTGGGGCAGTGTATGTTTATCCATACAGGTCATCATCATTATCTTCATTGAACACTGGACCGGTGCCAGTTCCACCAGAACCATGGCTTGGACCACTGCCGCCTGCAGCACTGGAGGGAAACCTGaaaggaaacatttttatttattctttattcttacATTCAGAGGAAACTTCTCCAGATATCCTTTAAATACACAGCTGGTTTCAGCTTTTGAGTGTATTAAAGAATCTACTCTATTCAAAATAGTCATATTAcagttagagctgggcgatataagattttttcatatcatgaTATGAGCCACTAAAgcatttaagtttcaaaatagaacaaacaaaaagactactaaattgtcacttagaaacaaaatattaattctaaaaattaatcttagtttattttacagaagaagagacaaaattgactaacttATATAATATTGCTTTGGAAGTGCTGTCTGAGATAAATGTTTATGTCAACGGAGTTGGTAACAAGGATCCATTACCTTAATTAGCTGCTTGAATCCTTCATTTTCGACCGTGTTTATTGGTAGCATGTCTTTAGCAAGACAGTAAGCT is drawn from Maylandia zebra isolate NMK-2024a linkage group LG12, Mzebra_GT3a, whole genome shotgun sequence and contains these coding sequences:
- the akr1a1a gene encoding LOW QUALITY PROTEIN: aldo-keto reductase family 1 member A1-A (The sequence of the model RefSeq protein was modified relative to this genomic sequence to represent the inferred CDS: substituted 1 base at 1 genomic stop codon) translates to MNTFVTLSTRQRMPVIGLGTWKSTSGQVKQAVHTALECGYRHFDCAAAYENEKEVGEALALWVGPGKALQREEVFVTSKLWNTKHDPQDVEEACRTSLADLGLSYLDLYLMHWPIAFQRGKELMPRKEDGSICYSDTQYRDTWTAMESLIDRGLVKAIGLSNFNARQTDDIISMARHKPVVNHVECHPYLSQADLLSHCRSVGVCVTAYSPLGSGDRPWASANEPSLLADPXLGAIAQRYKKTPAQENSKWHIQRGVVCIPKSVTPSRIQQNLNVFDFSLSEEDTKSIESFNHNKRFIAPTVEVSHQRVWRDAEHPHFPFHDAY